Genomic segment of Cronobacter dublinensis subsp. dublinensis LMG 23823:
GGCTTTTATTTCTCCCGCTTTGAAGACCGTAAACCGCCGGAGCCGTTAAAAACGCCCCGCGTCGTGAAAATTCTCTGGCAGATAATGTCCGTCGCGGCGTTGGTGCTCGGCGCAAACTATATTCGCTGGCGCTGGACCGAATCGCTCAATATGGATGCGCTGTGGTACGCGCTGCCGCTGGTCATTGCGGAAACCTGCGCCTGGATTGGCACGGTGCTGTTTACCATCAACCTTTGGCGCGAGGACGACCCGCCGCAACAGCCCGCTCCGCTGGATATCAACGACTGCCTGAACCCGGACGACCGCGCGGAGTCGCGCCCGGTGCGCGTCGACCTTTTCATCGCCACCTACTCCGAAGATGTCGAGCTGGTGCGGCTGTCCATCAAAGACGCGCTGAAGATACGCTACCCCGGCCCGCTCGATTATCGCATCCACGTGCTCGACGATGGCCGCCGCCCGGCGATGCGCGCGGTGTGCGAGGAAGAAGGCGTGAATTACATCACCCGCGAGACCAACATCGGGTTTAAGGCCGGCAACCTGCGTAACGGTCTTGAGCAGACCGACGGCGATTTTATCGTCATTTGCGATGCCGACACGCGCGTCTTCCCGACGCTGCTTGAGCATACGCTGGGGTATTTTCGCGACCCTGACGTCGCCTGGGTGCAGACGCCGCAATGGTTTTTCGATCTGCCCGAAGGCGAGCGACTGCCGCGCTGGCTGGCGCGCAAAGCGGGTAAGCCGGGCTATGCGCTCGGCTGGCTATCGGAGAAAATCGTCGGCCCGGTGACGCTCGGGCGCGATCCGTTCTTTAACGATCCGCGCATGTTTTATGATGTGATCCTGCGGCGTCGCAACTGGGCCAACGCCGCTTTTTGCTGCGGCGCGGCCTCGGTGCATCGTCGCGAGGCCATTATGCAGGCGGCGCTGCGCAGTTATGTCTGGACGGTGGAAGAAGAGATTGACCGCCACACCCGCGATATTCGCGACCTGTCGATGCGTGAGGCGCTGCAGGACGCCATGCGCCCGCACGTGCTCTATGACACCGAGCTGACGCCGTATAAATTCCACGTCTCGGAAGATATCTACACCTCTATCGTGCTGCATGGCGACAGCGCGCGCCGCTGGCGCTCGGTGATGCATCCGCGCATCGAATCGAAAATGCTCTCGCCGCAGGACATGCTGACCTGGATTATTCAGCGCTTTAAATACGCCGCGGGCTCGCTCGATATTCTCTTTCACGACAATATCTTCAGCCGCCGCCGTTTTAAGCTGTCGCTGCCCCAGACGCTGATGTACGCCACCACGTTCTGGTCCTATCTCGCCTGCGTCTGGAACACGGTGTTTCTGGTCTCGCCGCTTATCTATCTCTTTACCGGCATCCCGCCCGTCTCCGCCTGGTCAACGCCCTTCTATCTGCATTTTCTGCCGTTTTTTATCGTCTCGGAGCTGGCGTTTATGTTCGGAACCTGGGGGATTTCGGCGTGGGATGGCCGCGCCTCGTATCTGGCCTTTTTCTCGATGAACCTCAAAGCGCTGGATACGGTGCTGCGCGGCGAGCAGATCAAGTTTCACGTGACGCCGAAAGAGCGCCAGACCGGGCGGTTTCTCTACCTGGTGAAACCACAAATCGCCATTGTGGTGCTGACGCTCATCGGGCTTATCTGGGGCGGAATTCAGGTGGCGCGCGGCGCGGTGGATGACCCGTCCGGCTATGTCATTAATATTTTCTGGGGCGCGGTCAACATCGCCGCCATGCTGCCCATGATCATGGCCGCCATGTGGCAGCCGGCGGATGAGGAGAGCGGCGCATGAAAGTCACCGACGCCCTGCTGAGCGCGCGCAGCTATATCACCATTCTGGTGGGCTTTCTGATTGGTTTCGCCGTGGTGGTGTGGGTCGAGCGCCAGATGCCGACGCGTGTGGAGAGCAGCAGCGGCATTACGCTTAGCGAAGATTTCCCGCCGCTGCCGCAGTCGCGGCAGCTGACCTTTGACGAGGCCATCTGGGCGCGCGTCGCCTGGCAATATTTCGTCAACAATACCCGCCCCGACGGGCTGGTGAACGCGCAGGACGGCGCGCCGTGGTTCAGCCTCTGGAGTACCGGCAGTTATCTGCTGGCGGCGGTTTCCGCCTACCGCCTGGAAGTGATCACCCGCGACGAGTTTAACGAGCGCGTCACCGCGGCGCTGTATGCGCTCGGCGAACTGCCGCTGACGCCTGAAGGCCTGCCCGCCGCGTATTATCGCGGGCAGCCACAGGAGATTTTAGGCAAGCCCGAAAGCAGCGCCATCGGCGCCGGGCGCCTGCTGATGGCCTTGCAGGTGCTGCTGTGGCACTACCCGCAGCATGCGCCCGCCGTGACCGCCCTGCTGTCGCGCTGGCATCTCGACGCGCTGTTTGTTCAGGCAAAAAATACCAGCGCCGCGCTGCCGGTGCGCCACTGGGTGATCCCGACCGACGAGCCGCGCGACAGCTTCGGCTATCGCACCTACGCGAGCCACACGCTGCGTCTGATTAACACCACCGCCGGGCTTGCCGTCACGCAGTCGCCGGAAGGCCAGAGCATGATCGATATCGACGGGATCATGGTGCCGGATGAAGGGCTTCGCACGCCGTGGGGCAAACAGCCGTCGCTGGTAAGCCTGCCCTGGCTACTGACGGGCCTTGAGCTCGGCTTTGACGCCCAGAGCGGTGAAGTGGCGTGGCGCATCATGCAGATCCAGCAGCGCCGTCATAGTCTGCGGGTGCGTAAACCGCCCATCAGCACCGACTACGCCGAACAGGCGCCCGATTACGCCACCGCCATTCCCGAGCGTCAGCCGGAGCGCGAACCTGGCGAAACCGCCTATGACAAAACCGCGCCGGAGCGCACGGCGATTACCTCCACCCGCTCCGCCTTCGCCTGGTATGCGCTCTTTCGCAACGGCTGGAGCGAAGCCCTGCGCCAGCAGGTGCAACCGCTGCTGGTGCCGGGAAAAGGCTGGCAGCGCGGTCTGAATCTGAATAACAGCGTGAATAACGTGATTGATGCCGACACCAATGCGGTGGTGCTGGAGAGCCTTGCCTATATCACCGGCGGGCAACTGCTCTGTCTGGGATGCCAGCACACGCCTTCCACCGCCAATGCTTCTGCGGGAGTGACACCATGACTTTGAGATTTTTGCCCCAGTTTCTTCGCTTTTGCGCCTGCCTCTTTTTGCTGCTGGGCTGTACGGTGACGGCGCAGGGCCGGGGGCAACTGCCCGCGAACGACTACCCAGCGCGCCACGGCGAGCTGACCGCGCGCGAAATGACGATGGCGAAAAACGCCTGGCAATATTTTGTGGTTAACTACCAGCCCACCACGGGGCTTGTTAACGCCGTAAACCAGTACCCCTCGACCACCATGTGGGATACCGGCTCTTATATCGGCGCGCTCGTGGCGGCGCGCGAGCTGGGCATTATCGATAAAGCGGAGTTCGACCGCCGAATGCTGAAGCTGCTCGGCACGCTGAATAAACTCGACCTGTTTCGCAGTCAGGTGCCGAACAAAGCCTATAACACCATTACCGCGCAGAAGGTGAACTACGTAAACAAGCCGGGCGAAATCGGTTTTTCGGCAATCGACATCGGCCGCATGCTGCTGTGGCTGAAAAACGTCAAAGAGCGTTACCCGGAATATGGCAACAGCGTCGATAACATCGTGCTGGGCTGGGATTTCACCAACGTGGTCGACCCCTGCGGCACGCTGTACGGATCGTATCTCGAAAATAACCAGCCGAAATATGTTCAGGAAGGCCGTCTGGGGTATGAAGAATACGCGTCGGCGGGGTATCAGCTCTGGGGCTTTAATACCTGCCAGGCGAATCGCCCTGAGCCTTACGCGCTGGCCGATATCTATTGCGTGCTGGTGCCG
This window contains:
- a CDS encoding glycosyltransferase family 2 protein → MGFYFSRFEDRKPPEPLKTPRVVKILWQIMSVAALVLGANYIRWRWTESLNMDALWYALPLVIAETCAWIGTVLFTINLWREDDPPQQPAPLDINDCLNPDDRAESRPVRVDLFIATYSEDVELVRLSIKDALKIRYPGPLDYRIHVLDDGRRPAMRAVCEEEGVNYITRETNIGFKAGNLRNGLEQTDGDFIVICDADTRVFPTLLEHTLGYFRDPDVAWVQTPQWFFDLPEGERLPRWLARKAGKPGYALGWLSEKIVGPVTLGRDPFFNDPRMFYDVILRRRNWANAAFCCGAASVHRREAIMQAALRSYVWTVEEEIDRHTRDIRDLSMREALQDAMRPHVLYDTELTPYKFHVSEDIYTSIVLHGDSARRWRSVMHPRIESKMLSPQDMLTWIIQRFKYAAGSLDILFHDNIFSRRRFKLSLPQTLMYATTFWSYLACVWNTVFLVSPLIYLFTGIPPVSAWSTPFYLHFLPFFIVSELAFMFGTWGISAWDGRASYLAFFSMNLKALDTVLRGEQIKFHVTPKERQTGRFLYLVKPQIAIVVLTLIGLIWGGIQVARGAVDDPSGYVINIFWGAVNIAAMLPMIMAAMWQPADEESGA
- a CDS encoding DUF3131 domain-containing protein — protein: MKVTDALLSARSYITILVGFLIGFAVVVWVERQMPTRVESSSGITLSEDFPPLPQSRQLTFDEAIWARVAWQYFVNNTRPDGLVNAQDGAPWFSLWSTGSYLLAAVSAYRLEVITRDEFNERVTAALYALGELPLTPEGLPAAYYRGQPQEILGKPESSAIGAGRLLMALQVLLWHYPQHAPAVTALLSRWHLDALFVQAKNTSAALPVRHWVIPTDEPRDSFGYRTYASHTLRLINTTAGLAVTQSPEGQSMIDIDGIMVPDEGLRTPWGKQPSLVSLPWLLTGLELGFDAQSGEVAWRIMQIQQRRHSLRVRKPPISTDYAEQAPDYATAIPERQPEREPGETAYDKTAPERTAITSTRSAFAWYALFRNGWSEALRQQVQPLLVPGKGWQRGLNLNNSVNNVIDADTNAVVLESLAYITGGQLLCLGCQHTPSTANASAGVTP